The sequence ATCCATTGatttaaggtgctctaagccatCTAAGccacgcgttttttaggctaaaacattttatgtcacttactgcaaacatcacctaaccaaccactagctgtctgtgccctgaatacactgtaaaaaacgcaatctctgtggacagcacaggctccaaaaacagcaacaaaaacaacctgggcaaacctagcccataaaaacataacaaactgttccagcaaatcacagacgagatgcgcgtttaggagagtttcaatcgcACGGGAGCAACacgggaaggaggaggaggaagtagcgaactagctctctgttttgtttgaaaagtcaacagaagtgacgttacatcgcttagagcacctttaaacgaCATGTAGCCTTACTGTGTGCTGTAGATTGTGCTATCACTGTGCTTAATGCATCATCACTAACCATAGTGTTGTGATGCAGATGTTGCTGTCTCCAAATCTCTGAAGTAACCAAAAGAGGAATCTCAGTGATTCAGAATTTATTTCTGCCACTTGTTTTGATGACATGAACTGACATGACCAGCATGTTATTGTTGTAGATATGGTGAGAGCAATCTAAGTTTGTAGGCTGCATAAAATGGATGTGGTAAAAGATGTGGTGTTACGTTTGATAGATAATAGCTTCTCCGAATATATCTGCCTGTGTTTCACTTCATTCCAAAAAAAGCACAATACAATCAGATTAAAATTAACTGTGATCTCTGACCTGCAGTATAATAGTCTTCTCTAATAATCACTTGCACATCAGAaacaacaacttgcatttaCATATAGTGCAAAGCACCCCAAGCACtatgtactgtaaatgcaaCCTCACAATAAGTTGATTATtaacacattttcatattatttttatatactTTTCAGATCTGACTATCTTAAAGACTTTAAAATGAAGCAAGAGCTGCGAGAGCTGAGTTTGAGCTGCAAGAGCTGagttttatttgtttcttttaagaAATCTCCTTAGCATCTGTCTGAGGGGAATGCAGGTGGTGGACTCCTCCTGAGCAACTGGGCAGtcctgggtggtggtgggggccgtCCGCTTTGTACATCTGAACCTGCTCCAGACCCTTCTCCAGAATGGCTTGGAGGTCCCCTCGGTCCTTCCCAAAGAAGTGGGGGTCTCAGGCACAGTGGGGGTGTCAGGGGCATCAAAAGTGAAGGACAGTGTCTCCTCATGCACCATCTGGATGCTGTTTTTAAAGCTTATGGTTAACAACAGGGACTGATCATCTGTTGTAACATCCGGCTGCACAGTGAGGCCACAGGCAGGGTCCTCCACATCAGTTGCCGGGGTCAGGAGATCCTGGGTGGCTTGAGTAAGGGCAGCGGTCTCAACAGCCTGCTTCAGAGACATCAGAGAGGCCTCAGAGGATGACTGCTGGGGAGATGCTCGCTGCTCCACAGCGTGGTCTGATGTCTGATCCTCAGCGAGATGGACGTCATCCACCAAGACGTCGTCGTCATCGTCGTCATCCAGCAGGACTTCCTGGGATGTTGCCTCATGAGCGCTTTTGGCAGGGGGCTCATCCTCCACCTGTTCTGCCTCCTGTTGGGCAACCTCCTCTGGCATCAGGTTGTCCTCATTGATAAAGAGGAGAACGGGGGTCACCTCACCAGACCTGGGTTCAGGGAGGGGACTGGGGACCTGGGAGGTGGGCTCCTGGGTCTCGACCCAACAGTCGGGGGCTGGGCGATTTGCCCGCGGGAAGTGGTGACTTGTCACCAGCACTGCTGTCGTTGTCGATGTGTTCCATCATGTTTCTCCAATAAAATGTCCGTATAGCAAAGTAGCTTAACAAGAAGTGACAAACAACAAGTTGGACAGCTCTATTTATAGCCCATCGCCATTGTGACGAAATTATATCGAAGTAGGCTACGTAGAAAATGTCGAATTATGGATGTATTGTTGCGTCTACATATTGCAGTAGGTAGCCTATAGGCCCAGCCAGAGCACTACCTCTAACTctgggtaggcctacgtttcttTATAACAAAACATATAGAATTCATACAACGAATGTATTATTCTAATAACCTCTCCCAGCTTAGGCTGTTATACGTTTCGCCGATATGTATCGATTAACGGATCAATTATGTCCGCCGAGACTGCCAATCTGTGTAGCATTGGTGTGACTCGCATTGTTGTTTTGATCTGGCTGCATCATCATAAGGAGCCCACGCTGTCGCGCCGTCTTTTAAAACTTGACTATCCGCGAAATGAGTAACATTGTAACCTGTAATGTGCAAATAAACATGACTATATGCTTTTGGACCAGTTAGGTTCGACGGAGATGTAAGGAATGACTATAGATTCAAGTGTacttagcctataggcctatcagaaagtTAGAAGACTAGCCTAATATTAAGCCATGTTTAGAGTTATGTTTTAAATAAActggctaaataaataaataaaggaaatGTATCCTCTCATACAAAAACACTGTATCAAGTAATACATGTGATAAATAATTCTAGGTGCACCCTTATTAATTTAACTATTGCAGTAGGGCCTACTTAACATTTTATGGAAGATGTGTTACTGTCAGAACCTTGAGGATTTCAACCAAAAACAGTTGGTTCTcaataatatagcctacaagatCCTGTTGTTGTTTGATACGAGATCCTTACAATTTTCATTTCACCATTTTCTTCTTTGGaaatatagtaggcctagttgCTGATGGTAAGCTCAAGGTTGTGAAATAAAACTTTCATGAAATTTTAACTCTAGGAGTTGGAAGCTTTTGTAACATGGGCTGTCAACATTGGACACCAGAATGAGGTGCTGCTTCAGAACAGAAATTAAAGGGGTCATTTCAGTTACACAGAGGGAAGATGTTACATTTCTCTGTGCAATTGGCTGGGGACTTCTCCCTTGGTAGCTGATTAACAACCAAGACGAACTAGCATAATACAATATGACACAGGATACAAAGCAATCCAAAATTGAGTCGAGAGTGCACAACAAGAACATAATCACAAATTAGTGGGAGGAACATGTCAAATTTACAAAGGTACAGTACAAGGCTTGGCAGCCTGGGATTCCCCGGAAGTTACTGCATGTATTGCTCATGCCATCTCAGCACAAAACTTAAGGTTTCTCATTCTCATAGGACTCAAGCACTAAACACAGACAATCACTACTAATCAACCAACCAGCTACTTGTGTGAGAGCTGTGCTCTGCTTTGCGCTAGGTATACATTGAGGTGTACCCATGCTTGCCTGAGTTCATAATTGTTGCCACTGCCAGCTCCCAAATCTCCCTCCATCAAAAACatacaaagaaaatacaaagtGTATGTGAGTCTGAGGTTtcttattcatttgaaactgactgctacattttgtttttccccAGGCACTGAGTCTGCATCTATGGTGAAGCGTGATGTGCCCGCGGAGATTGAGAAGATCACCAAGTACCTCCAGGAGCTGAGCAGCatgctcaccaccaccaccgctgaaCTGGTGGAGAAGATTAAGGCCGCTGACCTGACCAGCCAGGCTGAGTGAGTATCCACAACAGAGCAGCATTACAGAGACTCTGATGTGTAGAGCTTAACcacgtttgtgtttgtttgtttgtgtgtgtttatttgtttgttattttgtatgtatgcttgtgtttgtttgtttgtttatttgtgtacaaAAGTTTAAAAGATTTTCAGCAAATGAGCAGACACCAATAAATAAATGGAAAGCAATTTATTTAATTGCAAAAACTTTCTTGATTATGCCACAAATGTCAAATGATGATGTGCTAAATGTGGCTAACGCTTCCCTCTTCTCTGCTTTAGGGCTTACCTTCAGGAGGGCAAGGCTCAGGTGCAGCCACTGCTGGAGAAGGTCCAAGCACAGCTGAAGCCCCTGACAGCCAACATTGATGAGAAGCTCAAGCCCCTGTCCGGACCCATCCTGTCCCAGATCCAGCCTCTCGCTGCCTCCGTCGAGGCCCAGGTGGAGGATCTCCTCAGGAAGGTGATGGACCACACCAAGGCCCTGCTCCCTCCTCAGTAAATCAACAGGCCCCTGCTGACTCCAAATGTGCATTATCTTGAAGACAAAAACTTTTGTTGTTGCATCATGTCATGTATCACTGCTATGCTGCTCTGCTGAGCCCCTCTCAGCCTTGGAATGAGTTTACTGATTATTTATCTGAATCCTTAAAACGCTTCAGAGGTGACCATCTAATgcgtgtgatgtgtttgtggaaGAATGGCTTCTCTAGaatggtgtgtactgtatgttctgtgatgaaaatgttgaaaaacaaaaactcaaaagTGGTTTGTGGTTACAAATATCCACTGTGATGGTTTAATCACTAAAACCATGATCAATGGATCATGTGCATTAATGCATCTGATGGATCAGTAGAGTTTAGATGTGGATTTAGGCCAACAATATCAGGTAGCGAACTTAAGTAAACATACAGAAAAGTGTTGAcctgatatttctgatatacaAGCAGCCAGCCAGTGCAAATAGTGTGTTATTCTATATAAAATCAGTACCTCTACCCCTAAGATTATATGTCACTCATGCAATCAGTATCACATGCTGTGAGACATACAGAAAAGGTAAAGATAAACTTGGCCGACAAATGCTATGAAAACAGTGATTTCTTTAATGTGTTCAGAATTTATGACTGTCTTCCTGTATCTGTGCTGTATAGTCAGTGCAGCTTTACAAAGGTCTCTGGTAGAAGTAACAAGGAAGAAATATTTTTTACTTCACTTTGGGCAAAAATATGCCCAATCTAAGACCTAATGCATGTTTGAAATTGACACAAAAGGAATATTAATGGTACTGTACATCAAACATTATTTCAGTGCTTTATGACAAACCAAGTTGTCAATGGTGTCTTTCTACAATCCATTGatttaaggtgctctaagccatCTAAGccacgcgttttttaggctaaaacattttatgtcacttactgcaaacatcacctaaccaaccactagctgtctgtgccctgaatacactgtaaaaaacgcaatctctgtggacagcacaggctccaaaaacagcaacaaaaacaacctgggcaaacctagcccataaaaacataacaaactgttccagcaaatcacagacgagatgcgcgtttaggagagtttcaatcgcACGGGAGCAACacgggaaggaggaggaggaagtagcgaactagctctctgttttgtttgaaaagtcaacagaagtgacgttacatcgcttagagcacctttaaacgaCATGTAGCCTTACTGTGTGCTGTAGATTGTGCTATCACTGTGCTTAATGCATCATCACTAACCATAGTGTTGTGATGCAGATGTTGCTGTCTCCAAATCTCTGAAGTAACCAAAAGAGGAATCTCAGTGATTCAGAATTTATTTCTGCCACTTGTTTTGATGACATGAACTGACATGACCAGCATGTTATTGTTGTAGATATGGTGAGAGCAATCTAAGTTTGTAGGCTGCATAAAATGGATGTGGTAAAAGATGTGGTGTTACGTTTGATAGATAATAGCTTCTCCGAATATATCTGCCTGTGTTTCACTTCATTCCAAAAAAAGCACAATACAATCAGATTAAAATTAACTGTGATCTCTGACCTGCAGTATAATAGTCTTCTCTAATAATCACTTGCACATCAGAaacaacaacttgcatttaCATATAGTGCAAAGCACCCCAAGCACtatgtactgtaaatgcaaCCTCACAATAAGTTGATTATtaacacattttcatattatttttatatactTTTCAGATCTGACTATCTTAAAGACTTTAAAATGAAGCAAGAGCTGCAAGAGCTGAGTTTGAGCTGCAAGAGCTGagttttatttgtttcttttaagaAATCTCCTTAGCATCTGTCTGAGGGGAATGCAGGTGGTGGACTCCTCCTGAGCAACTGGGCAGtcctgggtggtggtgggggccgtCCGCTTTGTACATCTGAACCTGCTCCAGACCCTTCTCCAGAATGGCTTGGAGGTCCCCTCGGTCCTTCCCAAAGAAGTGGGGGTCTCAGGCACAGTGGGGGTGTCAGGGGCATCAAAAGTGAAGGACAGTGTGTCCTCATGCACCATCTGGATGCTGTTTTTAAAGCTTATGGTTAACAACAGGGACTGATCATCTGTTGTAACATCCGGCTGCACAGTGAGGCCACAGGCAGGGTCCTCCACATCAGTTGCCGGGGTCAGGAGATCCTGGGTGGCTTGAGTAAGGGCAGCGGTCTCAACAGCCTGCTTCAGAGACATCAGAGAGGCCTCAGAGGATGACTGCTGGGGAGATGCTCGCTGCTCCACAGCGTGGTCTGATGTCTGATCCTCAGCGAGATGGACGTCATCCACCAAGACGTCGTCGTCATCGTCGTCATCCAGCAGGACTTCCTGGGATGTTGCCTCATGAGCGCTTTTGGCAGGGGGCTCATCCTCCACTTGTTCTGCCTCCTGTTGGGCAACCTCCTCTGGCATCAGGTTGTCCTCATTGATAAAGAGGAGAACGGGGGTCACCTCACCAGACCTGGGTTCAGGGAGGGGACTGGGGACCTGGGAGGTGGGCTCCTGGGTCTCGACCCAACAAAGTCGGGGGCTGGGCGATTTGCCCGCGGGAAGTGGTGACTTGTCACCAGCACTGCTGTCGTTGTCGATGTGTTCCATCATGTTTCTCCAATAAAATGTCCGTATAGCAAAGTAGCTTAACAAGAAGTGACAAACAACAAGTTGGACAGCTCTATTTATAGCCCATCGCCATTGTGACGAAATTATATCGAAGTAGGCTACGTAGAAAATTTCGAATTATGGATGTATTGTTGCGTCTACATATTGCAGTAGGTAGCCTATAGGCCCAGCCAGGGCACTACCTCTAACTctgggtaggcctacgtttcttTATAACAAAACATATAGAATTCATACAACGAATGTATTATTCTAATAACCTCTCCCAGCTTAGGCTGTTATACGTTTCGCCGATATGTATCGATTAACGGATCAATTATGTCCGCCGAGACTGCCAATCTGTGTAGCATTGGTGTGACTCGCACTGTTGTTTTGATCTGGCTGCATCATCATAAGGAGCCCACGCTGTCGCGCCGTCTTTTAAAACTTGACTATCCGCGAAATGAGTAACATTGTAACCTGTAATGTGCAAATAAACATGACTATATGCTTTTGGACCAGTTAGGTTCGACGGAGATGTAAGGAATGACTATAGATTCAAGTGTacttagcctataggcctatcagaaagtTAGAAGACTAGCCTAATATTAAGCCATGTTTAGAGTTATGTTTTAAATAAActggctaaataaataaataaaggaaatGTATCCTCTCATACAAAAACACTGTATCAAGTAATACATGTGATAAATAATTCTAGGTGCACCCTTATTAATTTAACTATTGCAGTAGGGCCTACTTAACATTTTATGGAAGATGTGTTACTGTCAGAACCTTGAGGATTTCAACCAAAAACAGTTGGTTCTcaataatatagcctacaagatCCTGTTGTTGTTTGATACGAGATCCTTACAATTTTCATTTCACCATTTTCTTCTTTGGaaatatagtaggcctagttgCTGATGGTAAGCTCAAGGTTGTGAAATAAAACTTTCATGAAATTTTAACTCTAGGAGTTGGAAGCTTTTGTAACATGGGCTGTCAACATTGGACACCAGAATGAGGTGCTGCTTCAGAACAGAAATTAAAGGGGTCATTTCAGTTACACAGAGGGAAGATGTTACATTTCTCTGTGCAATTGGCTGGGGACTTCTCCCTTGGTAGCTGATTAACAACCAAGACGAACTAGCATAATACAATATGACACAGGATACAAAGCAATCCAAAATTGAGTCGAGAGTGCACAACAAGAACATAATCACAAATTAGTGGGAGGAACATGTCAAATTTACAAAGGTACAGTACAAGGCTTGGCAGCCTGGGATTCCCCGGAAGTTACTGCATGTATTGCTCATGCCATCT is a genomic window of Alosa sapidissima isolate fAloSap1 chromosome 10, fAloSap1.pri, whole genome shotgun sequence containing:
- the LOC121721525 gene encoding type-4 ice-structuring protein LS-12-like, which encodes MVKRDVPAEIEKITKYLQELSSMLTTTTAELVEKIKAADLTSQAEAYLQEGKAQVQPLLEKVQAQLKPLTANIDEKLKPLSGPILSQIQPLAASVEAQVEDLLRKVMDHTKALLPPQ